TCGATCAGCGCTGCTATGGTTGTGGTCGCTGTTTACCGGTGTGTCCCCTCAACAAAATTATTACCCGATCCCACCATTCAACCCCCGCTGCGATCGCACCCTTGGTGCTGCAAATGGAGGTGGATGCCATTGAAATTCATACCCAGGTGGGTCGATTGTCAGCCTTTGAGCAACTCTGGCAGTCGCTCCAACCCTGGATTGGTCGGTTGCGATTGATGGCCATTAGTTGTCCCGACGGGGCAGGCTTGGTGGACTATCTATGGGCACTCTCCGAAATCATCTCTCCGCTGCCTTGCCCCCTGATTTGGCAAACCGACGGTCGTCCCATGAGCGGAGATATTGGTAAAGGTACGACCCATGCTGCCATCAAGCTTGGGGAAAAAGTCTTGGCAGCCAGACTACCGGGATATGTGCAATTAGCGGGGGGAACCAACCACTACACCGTGCCTAAACTAGCAGCCCTGGGGTTGCTGCGCCCGACTCCCCCCTATCCGTTCCTCCCCCCCGAACCTCGGATTGCCGGGATCGCCTACGGAAGTTATGCCCGCACCCTGTTGCTGCCCTATTTAGACACGCTAGAAAAATTTCCTGGGGAGGAAGCCGTAGGAAGTGTA
Above is a genomic segment from Neosynechococcus sphagnicola sy1 containing:
- the ldpA gene encoding circadian clock protein LdpA, with translation MTDFDLPLRSLQQGHWFKLICGASFQHLPAVRSLTLAYALAGADCIDVSADPAVVAAAQSALQVALELRQQAQQRGFLASGKPWLMVSLNDGEDPHFRKAAFDPATCPPDCSRPCATICPAQAIVFPVEGASGVIDQRCYGCGRCLPVCPLNKIITRSHHSTPAAIAPLVLQMEVDAIEIHTQVGRLSAFEQLWQSLQPWIGRLRLMAISCPDGAGLVDYLWALSEIISPLPCPLIWQTDGRPMSGDIGKGTTHAAIKLGEKVLAARLPGYVQLAGGTNHYTVPKLAALGLLRPTPPYPFLPPEPRIAGIAYGSYARTLLLPYLDTLEKFPGEEAVGSVISTQVPRTLPLETVPDLLWQMVAAAHSLIAPLKALTPDSSRLTPQSVNL